From Candidatus Bathyarchaeota archaeon, a single genomic window includes:
- the ftsY gene encoding signal recognition particle-docking protein FtsY, with translation MFEKLRTRVSNLVNKVATTELKADQLHPILEDFKLSLIENDVAMSVADHICEEMEKRLNGIQVKRLEDRKKIVERKLQEILLEIMATKEKINLFENVGEKRKTNEPYVVVFVGINGTGKTTSIAKVAKLLMKKGYSVVLACSDTYRAGSIEQLEEHAKRLGVRMIKHKYGADPAAVAYDAISHAKAHGINAVLIDTAGRIQTNRNLMNELAKIKRIITPDFTVLTVDALTGNDAVMQAEEFHKSVGIDGTILTKVDADVKGGSALSVTYVTGKPILFIGIGQEYEDLQEFSPEQFTQMILK, from the coding sequence GTGTTCGAAAAACTAAGAACACGAGTTAGCAACCTCGTCAACAAAGTAGCAACAACAGAACTAAAAGCCGATCAACTCCATCCAATTCTAGAGGACTTTAAATTAAGCCTAATCGAAAACGACGTAGCTATGTCCGTTGCCGATCACATCTGCGAAGAGATGGAAAAACGGCTAAACGGAATCCAAGTGAAGCGGCTGGAAGACCGTAAAAAGATCGTGGAAAGAAAACTGCAAGAAATTTTGCTCGAAATCATGGCTACCAAAGAAAAAATCAACCTTTTTGAAAATGTGGGAGAAAAGCGGAAAACAAATGAGCCATACGTGGTCGTTTTCGTCGGGATCAACGGAACTGGCAAAACCACGAGCATAGCGAAGGTGGCGAAACTGCTGATGAAAAAGGGTTATTCGGTTGTCCTTGCCTGTAGCGACACTTACCGTGCCGGATCTATCGAACAGTTGGAGGAACATGCCAAACGATTGGGCGTCCGCATGATTAAACACAAATATGGGGCAGACCCAGCTGCTGTAGCCTACGACGCTATTAGTCATGCAAAGGCGCATGGGATAAACGCTGTGCTCATTGACACCGCGGGGCGTATCCAAACAAACAGAAACCTCATGAACGAGCTGGCGAAGATTAAGAGAATTATTACTCCAGATTTCACCGTTCTCACGGTGGACGCCCTCACCGGAAACGACGCTGTCATGCAAGCTGAGGAGTTCCACAAGAGCGTGGGCATAGATGGAACCATATTGACTAAGGTGGATGCCGATGTGAAAGGAGGCTCAGCTCTCAGCGTCACATATGTAACCGGTAAACCCATCTTGTTCATTGGGATTGGTCAAGAATATGAGGACCTACAAGAGTTTAGCCCTGAACAATTTACACAAATGATTTTGAAGTAG
- a CDS encoding alanine--tRNA ligase, whose protein sequence is MMKRFPESEYHVPFFDEYEYVRKLCPTCKEYFWTQNPDQKTCGESTPEGCAPLTFINNPPTRKRYSLQEMREAFLSFFEKRGHERIKPYPVVARWRDDLYFTHASIIDFQPYVTNGIISPPANPLVISQPCIRFIDVDNVGPTFGRHLTIFEMGGHHAFNYPDKEVYWKDQTVRYHHEFVTKDLGVKSEEVIYKEDVWSGGGNAGPDLESIVRGLELATLVFMKFKVVNGEFVELPIRTVDTGYGIERYTWLSQGSVSCFHAVYGPVLDKVLKMAGISKVDNELLARVAEVSGVMSVEKTIDRRGIRKRVAEQVGIGLDALNEIMLPIESAFAIVDHAKCLVFMLAEGIVPSNVREGYLTRLIIRRTYRLAKTLAIEEKLSDIIDMQIKSWSRDFPHLKEMRDEILEILLVEQDKFKQTLKRGESLVKRITQELKMKAVSQIPTETLLELYDSHGLPPEVVRETAENLGIQVKVPENFYRMVAERHVQAPPQREMEKIEGLEAKVSDLPETQMLYYKDSYLREFDTHVLRVVNNKYVVLEKTAFYPEGGGQPADHGHLEFTENTSEVVDVQKLGNIIVHVLKGPVPKEGDIVKGTVDWKRRSILMKQHTATHIVNGAARRVLGQHVWQCGAQKGLDRSRLDISHFRRLTLEETQKIEALANEAVMQKIPVETSWMPRGEAEKLYGFQLYQGGVVPGKEVRVVKTGDWDVEACAGIHVKNTEEIGFIKIIHTERIQDGVERIVFSAGLPALTSVQESDKLLWKLSEVLNAPHEKLVKTAERLVREWKEVRRREKQLIKEIAVRESLKLKEHEVRKAKPIEGVNFVTQKFEPLDVNRMIQTASELVKAQPNAISIFYGTDDKNARIVVMAGKDAVERGIDAGEIAKEIASLLGGGGSGRPDFAQGGGTLIKNISKVQQKAEKVVRKQLAQLRKTD, encoded by the coding sequence ATGATGAAACGTTTTCCTGAAAGCGAATATCACGTTCCCTTCTTTGATGAATACGAGTACGTTCGGAAATTGTGTCCGACTTGTAAAGAATATTTTTGGACGCAGAATCCCGATCAGAAAACCTGTGGAGAATCCACTCCTGAAGGTTGTGCACCTTTAACTTTCATTAACAACCCACCCACTCGCAAGCGTTACAGTCTTCAAGAGATGCGTGAAGCTTTTCTTTCCTTCTTTGAGAAGCGAGGCCATGAGAGAATCAAGCCGTATCCTGTTGTAGCTAGGTGGAGAGACGACCTCTATTTCACTCACGCCAGCATCATCGACTTTCAACCATACGTTACGAACGGAATCATATCCCCCCCGGCCAATCCCCTCGTCATCAGCCAGCCCTGCATCCGATTTATCGACGTGGATAACGTTGGACCCACCTTCGGTCGACACCTAACCATCTTCGAGATGGGCGGTCACCACGCGTTTAACTATCCAGATAAGGAGGTTTACTGGAAAGACCAAACCGTGCGATACCATCACGAATTTGTTACTAAGGACTTGGGAGTAAAGTCTGAGGAGGTCATTTACAAAGAGGACGTATGGTCGGGTGGAGGAAATGCTGGCCCTGATCTCGAGAGCATTGTTCGAGGATTAGAGCTTGCCACGTTGGTATTCATGAAGTTCAAGGTAGTCAACGGCGAATTCGTCGAGTTGCCCATACGAACCGTCGACACCGGATATGGGATTGAACGATACACATGGCTGTCGCAAGGGTCTGTAAGCTGCTTCCACGCGGTTTATGGACCAGTCTTAGACAAAGTTCTGAAGATGGCGGGCATAAGCAAGGTTGATAACGAATTACTAGCAAGAGTGGCTGAAGTATCTGGTGTGATGAGCGTAGAGAAAACAATTGACCGAAGAGGAATTCGGAAAAGGGTTGCTGAACAAGTAGGAATAGGCTTAGATGCGCTTAATGAAATAATGCTTCCAATCGAAAGCGCCTTCGCCATTGTGGATCATGCCAAATGTCTAGTGTTCATGCTCGCCGAAGGCATCGTACCCTCCAACGTACGGGAAGGATACTTAACTAGGCTGATAATTCGCCGAACCTACAGACTGGCCAAGACACTCGCAATCGAGGAAAAACTGTCAGACATCATCGACATGCAAATAAAATCTTGGTCAAGAGATTTTCCTCACTTGAAGGAAATGCGTGATGAAATCTTAGAAATCCTCTTGGTGGAGCAAGACAAATTTAAGCAAACTCTCAAAAGAGGAGAGTCGCTCGTTAAGCGAATAACTCAAGAATTGAAAATGAAAGCCGTCTCTCAGATTCCAACTGAAACGCTATTAGAGCTTTATGACTCACATGGGCTTCCGCCTGAAGTTGTTCGAGAAACTGCTGAAAACTTAGGGATTCAAGTGAAAGTCCCTGAGAATTTCTACAGGATGGTTGCTGAGAGGCACGTTCAGGCTCCTCCTCAGCGAGAAATGGAGAAAATTGAAGGGTTAGAAGCCAAGGTTTCCGATCTTCCAGAGACGCAAATGCTCTATTATAAAGACTCATACCTCCGCGAGTTTGATACACATGTTCTTCGAGTTGTAAACAACAAGTACGTGGTATTGGAAAAGACGGCATTTTATCCTGAAGGAGGAGGACAACCCGCGGATCATGGACACTTAGAATTTACGGAAAACACGTCGGAAGTTGTGGATGTTCAAAAATTAGGAAACATCATCGTTCATGTTCTTAAAGGTCCAGTTCCAAAAGAAGGCGACATAGTGAAGGGAACTGTCGATTGGAAGCGAAGAAGCATTCTGATGAAACAACACACCGCAACCCACATCGTTAACGGCGCAGCGAGACGGGTCCTTGGACAACACGTCTGGCAATGTGGAGCCCAAAAGGGTCTAGACCGCTCAAGACTAGACATCTCCCATTTTCGACGTTTAACGCTGGAGGAAACCCAAAAAATCGAAGCACTCGCAAACGAGGCTGTGATGCAGAAGATTCCAGTTGAAACGTCGTGGATGCCTAGGGGAGAAGCGGAGAAACTCTACGGCTTCCAACTCTATCAAGGTGGAGTGGTTCCGGGAAAAGAGGTTCGTGTTGTGAAAACTGGAGACTGGGATGTTGAAGCCTGCGCAGGAATCCACGTGAAAAACACGGAAGAAATTGGATTCATAAAAATCATTCACACAGAAAGAATCCAAGACGGCGTCGAACGCATCGTGTTCAGCGCAGGGCTGCCCGCTCTAACATCAGTGCAGGAAAGCGACAAATTGCTTTGGAAACTTTCTGAGGTCTTGAATGCACCACATGAAAAGCTTGTAAAAACCGCAGAACGCCTCGTTAGAGAGTGGAAAGAAGTTCGACGTAGGGAAAAGCAACTCATCAAAGAAATTGCTGTTCGAGAAAGTTTGAAGTTGAAGGAGCACGAAGTCAGAAAGGCAAAGCCAATTGAAGGAGTGAATTTTGTAACACAGAAGTTCGAGCCGTTAGATGTCAACCGCATGATTCAAACAGCCAGTGAACTAGTAAAAGCACAGCCGAACGCAATCTCAATATTTTATGGGACGGACGACAAGAACGCGAGGATTGTGGTGATGGCTGGGAAAGATGCAGTAGAAAGGGGCATAGACGCTGGTGAGATAGCGAAAGAGATTGCGTCGTTGCTGGGTGGCGGTGGCAGCGGAAGGCCTGACTTTGCTCAGGGAGGAGGGACCTTGATCAAGAATATTTCAAAGGTGCAGCAAAAGGCTGAGAAAGTTGTAAGAAAACAACTGGCGCAACTAAGGAAAACAGATTAA
- the rpl12p gene encoding 50S ribosomal protein P1, whose protein sequence is MEYVYAAMLLHKAGKPINEKSITEVLKAAEINADPVRVKALVASLAEVDIEEAIKSPSALMAPVPVVAAAPEAKPAEKKKEEKKEEKEKEEEALEGLGALFG, encoded by the coding sequence ATGGAGTACGTGTACGCCGCAATGCTTCTGCATAAAGCTGGAAAACCTATCAACGAGAAGAGCATAACCGAAGTGCTCAAAGCAGCGGAAATCAATGCAGATCCTGTCAGAGTTAAGGCTCTCGTGGCTTCCTTAGCTGAGGTTGACATTGAGGAAGCAATTAAATCTCCATCAGCGCTGATGGCACCTGTACCGGTTGTTGCAGCAGCTCCAGAGGCTAAACCAGCGGAAAAGAAAAAAGAGGAGAAGAAAGAAGAAAAAGAGAAGGAAGAAGAAGCACTCGAAGGCCTCGGAGCCCTATTTGGATAA
- a CDS encoding ornithine carbamoyltransferase, translating to MHLLTLKDWTTEQIKDVIDKSLEIKRNPVKYRTMLKDRSLAMIFQKTSTRTRVSFEVAMTQLGGHAVFLDWRATNFALADIRDETRYLSRNVNCIMARLLHHADLKVMAEASKVPVINGCCEKHHPCQAISDLMTIKEKKGTLEGLKLVYIGVYNNVCNSLIEGCTRMGVEITTVTPIVNKQSVDKELIQKAEGTGLYKTTLDVKKAVQDSDIVYTDTWVDMEFFLDPKFKEKKEKRIRLMKPYQVNRKLLKDGDALIMHDMPIHRGYEISADVIESPNSIIYEQSENRLYSAKGILLKLLGKT from the coding sequence ATGCATTTACTAACCCTTAAAGACTGGACTACAGAACAGATCAAAGACGTGATCGACAAGTCTTTAGAAATCAAGAGGAACCCAGTCAAGTACAGAACTATGCTAAAGGACAGATCGTTAGCGATGATATTTCAGAAAACCTCGACCAGAACAAGGGTGTCTTTTGAAGTAGCAATGACCCAGCTGGGAGGTCACGCCGTCTTTTTGGATTGGAGGGCAACAAACTTCGCCTTAGCAGACATCAGAGACGAAACCCGATACCTCTCAAGAAACGTTAACTGCATCATGGCACGTCTGTTGCATCATGCTGACTTGAAAGTAATGGCTGAGGCATCCAAGGTTCCAGTTATCAATGGATGTTGCGAAAAGCATCATCCCTGCCAAGCTATTTCAGATTTGATGACCATAAAAGAAAAGAAGGGTACCCTAGAAGGACTGAAGCTTGTTTACATAGGAGTTTACAACAACGTGTGCAATTCTCTGATAGAAGGCTGCACTAGAATGGGAGTGGAGATTACCACGGTGACGCCGATAGTGAACAAACAGTCTGTTGACAAGGAACTTATTCAAAAGGCTGAGGGGACGGGTTTGTATAAGACGACATTAGATGTTAAAAAAGCGGTGCAAGACAGCGACATCGTTTACACCGACACTTGGGTGGACATGGAGTTTTTCCTCGACCCAAAGTTTAAAGAGAAAAAGGAGAAACGGATTAGATTGATGAAGCCGTATCAAGTAAACAGAAAACTGCTGAAGGACGGCGACGCCCTAATTATGCATGACATGCCGATTCACAGAGGCTACGAGATAAGCGCCGACGTAATCGAAAGCCCAAACTCGATAATCTATGAACAAAGCGAAAACAGACTATATTCCGCAAAGGGAATTCTGCTAAAACTATTGGGCAAAACATAA
- a CDS encoding transcription elongation factor Spt5, giving the protein MIFAVRTTAGQEKNVAKLIATRVKTGELPIKAVLVPEILKGYVFVEADGPHFVDKVIAGIKHVRSRVPGTVGFSEVERYIIVKPVIEELDTGDVVEIMAGPFKGMRAKITRVDRTKEDVTLELLEATFTLPITVHADYVKPMKAKEGQ; this is encoded by the coding sequence ATGATTTTTGCTGTGCGAACCACGGCTGGGCAAGAAAAAAACGTAGCGAAGCTCATTGCAACTAGGGTTAAGACGGGTGAACTTCCGATAAAAGCTGTTCTTGTGCCAGAAATATTGAAGGGCTATGTGTTCGTTGAAGCAGATGGTCCTCATTTCGTTGATAAAGTGATAGCGGGAATTAAACATGTGAGATCCAGAGTCCCAGGAACCGTGGGTTTCTCAGAGGTTGAGAGGTATATCATTGTAAAGCCGGTTATCGAGGAATTGGACACGGGAGATGTTGTGGAGATCATGGCAGGTCCATTTAAAGGAATGAGAGCAAAGATTACAAGGGTTGACCGAACAAAGGAAGATGTGACCCTTGAGTTGCTGGAGGCAACGTTCACCTTACCCATCACAGTTCACGCCGACTACGTAAAACCTATGAAGGCAAAAGAGGGACAATAA
- the leuS gene encoding leucine--tRNA ligase → MFSSETDRTFNNPQSSSESFMEILKQIEDKWRREWEKAKVFEANPDSTRKKCFVTFPYSYANGPLHVGHGFTATRVDAYARFKRMQGYNVLFPWAWHWTGQTIAGASERVKAGDKDFIRALKEIDSVSEQDLKKFVNPAYMATYYTRENRETVKHIGFSVDWRRDFHTTSSTFNKFIEWQYERLREKGYVVKGTHPVVWCPHCESPTGDHDRHEGEGVRPEEYTLMKFKIEDAYLPAATFRPETIYGVTNMWINPDAAYVKAQVNNEQWIISEEAAKKLKEQRRKIEVISHFKGREIIGKHFVNPINNKKLLILPGWFVDSSHATGIVYSVPSHAPYDWLALRDLQTKPESLKEFNIEPASVKNIQPISMIQVEGSGEHPAIELVEQMGVKNQYDPKAEEATKLLYKKEFHSGILKDLCGEYAGKTVYEVKDRLIQDFKQKGIADSMYDLPQRVICRCLTPCIVKVLEGQWFLRYSDQAWKEKAKEALNRASVYPESAVQWFINVIDWLKEWPCARKTGLGTTLPWSPGWIVETLSDSTIYMAFYTINKHIKHFNIKPEQLIAQVFDYVFLGKGNVEKVAEKSHIIRAVLESMRTEFVYWYPVDFRDSAKELVPNHLTFFLFHHVALFPPEHWPKAIGVNGMLMIEGKKMSKSKGNFVTLRSALNQYGADATRCALLLGAEDMDDPDWRSENVRDAKSKLESFYNLANSLIEAKREYEKVGHLEKWLISRLEHRNKKVTESMEIMKTRTAIENVFFEVWNDFRWYKRRKERSNTRILREAMETWIRLLAPFAPYICEELWSKLGREGFISLAEWPTYDEKKVDVRAEETEGLIKNVLDDTFNILRATKIKPKRIYYYSAAPWKWKIYLKLMEKSVSTRVVQSEVMRELMKDPYMKRMADKVAKFVHQVVDEINRMPDDKKNRQLKVGVIDENQTLKEAEAFFERELNAKILTYPEEDAQRYDPKKRAESAKPYRPAIYIQ, encoded by the coding sequence ATGTTCTCCTCGGAGACTGACCGAACCTTTAATAATCCTCAGAGTAGTTCAGAAAGTTTCATGGAAATTTTAAAACAGATCGAAGACAAGTGGCGCAGAGAGTGGGAAAAAGCAAAGGTCTTTGAGGCAAATCCAGATTCTACAAGAAAAAAATGTTTTGTAACTTTTCCATACTCCTACGCGAATGGCCCACTCCATGTGGGACACGGCTTCACAGCTACACGCGTCGACGCTTATGCACGGTTTAAACGAATGCAAGGTTACAACGTCCTGTTTCCGTGGGCTTGGCACTGGACAGGCCAAACTATAGCTGGAGCAAGTGAACGAGTGAAAGCGGGGGACAAAGATTTCATTCGAGCCTTAAAAGAGATCGACAGCGTTTCAGAACAAGACTTGAAAAAGTTTGTTAACCCAGCGTATATGGCCACCTACTACACGAGAGAGAACAGGGAAACAGTAAAGCACATAGGGTTTTCAGTTGATTGGAGAAGAGATTTTCACACTACCAGCTCTACATTCAACAAATTTATTGAGTGGCAGTACGAGCGACTGCGGGAAAAAGGCTACGTCGTCAAAGGAACACATCCCGTGGTATGGTGTCCGCACTGTGAAAGCCCCACCGGAGACCACGACCGACACGAGGGCGAAGGCGTCCGACCTGAAGAGTACACGTTAATGAAATTCAAAATTGAGGACGCATACCTGCCTGCGGCTACGTTCAGACCTGAAACAATTTACGGCGTAACTAACATGTGGATAAATCCAGACGCTGCCTACGTTAAAGCCCAAGTCAATAATGAACAGTGGATTATCAGCGAGGAAGCCGCCAAAAAATTAAAAGAACAAAGACGAAAAATCGAAGTCATAAGCCATTTCAAAGGCAGAGAAATTATCGGAAAACATTTTGTAAATCCCATCAACAACAAAAAATTGCTGATACTGCCGGGCTGGTTCGTAGATTCCTCACACGCAACTGGAATCGTGTACAGCGTCCCTTCACATGCTCCCTACGATTGGCTAGCATTGAGAGACCTGCAGACGAAACCTGAGTCGCTCAAAGAGTTCAACATCGAACCCGCTTCAGTGAAGAACATACAGCCCATCTCCATGATTCAGGTGGAAGGATCCGGAGAACACCCAGCCATCGAATTAGTGGAACAAATGGGAGTGAAAAATCAATACGACCCAAAAGCTGAGGAAGCAACGAAATTACTGTACAAAAAAGAGTTTCACAGCGGCATTCTGAAGGACCTTTGTGGAGAGTACGCCGGAAAGACCGTTTATGAAGTGAAAGATCGTTTGATCCAAGACTTTAAGCAGAAGGGCATCGCCGATTCCATGTACGATCTGCCTCAACGAGTCATCTGCCGCTGTTTAACGCCTTGTATAGTTAAGGTGCTCGAGGGTCAATGGTTTCTGAGATACTCAGATCAGGCTTGGAAAGAAAAAGCCAAGGAGGCACTGAACAGAGCGTCTGTTTACCCCGAATCCGCCGTACAGTGGTTCATTAACGTCATTGACTGGTTAAAAGAGTGGCCTTGCGCCAGAAAAACCGGTTTAGGAACGACGCTGCCGTGGAGTCCAGGCTGGATCGTGGAAACGTTGAGCGACTCAACGATTTACATGGCTTTCTACACAATAAACAAGCACATCAAACATTTCAACATAAAGCCAGAGCAGCTGATAGCTCAAGTATTTGATTATGTCTTTCTCGGCAAAGGCAACGTAGAAAAAGTAGCTGAAAAATCACATATAATCCGTGCTGTCTTGGAGTCGATGCGAACAGAATTTGTATATTGGTACCCCGTAGACTTCAGGGACTCCGCGAAAGAGCTAGTTCCAAATCATCTAACTTTCTTCCTCTTCCACCACGTAGCACTGTTTCCGCCAGAACACTGGCCTAAGGCGATAGGTGTAAACGGGATGCTGATGATTGAAGGAAAGAAAATGTCGAAGTCGAAAGGCAACTTCGTAACGTTGAGAAGTGCCCTAAACCAGTATGGAGCAGATGCCACTCGTTGCGCGTTGCTGTTGGGCGCGGAAGACATGGACGACCCGGATTGGAGAAGCGAAAACGTCCGTGATGCCAAGAGCAAGCTTGAAAGCTTCTACAACTTGGCTAACAGCTTGATTGAGGCGAAGAGGGAATATGAGAAAGTGGGTCATTTGGAGAAATGGCTGATTAGTAGATTGGAGCACCGAAACAAAAAGGTAACAGAAAGCATGGAGATAATGAAGACTAGAACGGCCATAGAAAACGTGTTCTTCGAAGTTTGGAACGATTTTCGCTGGTATAAACGAAGAAAAGAACGCTCTAACACAAGGATTCTGAGAGAAGCTATGGAAACTTGGATACGCCTGCTCGCCCCATTTGCACCCTACATCTGTGAGGAACTTTGGAGTAAGTTGGGCAGAGAAGGTTTCATTTCATTGGCTGAGTGGCCCACCTACGACGAAAAAAAGGTTGATGTTCGAGCAGAAGAAACAGAAGGTTTAATCAAAAACGTGTTAGATGATACCTTCAACATTCTGCGCGCAACCAAAATCAAGCCAAAAAGAATCTACTACTATTCAGCAGCGCCTTGGAAATGGAAGATCTATCTGAAGCTAATGGAAAAGTCGGTTTCCACCCGAGTTGTTCAAAGCGAGGTTATGAGGGAGTTGATGAAAGACCCTTATATGAAAAGAATGGCAGATAAAGTTGCAAAGTTCGTTCATCAAGTCGTCGATGAAATCAACCGAATGCCAGATGACAAGAAAAATAGACAATTAAAGGTTGGGGTTATTGATGAAAACCAAACATTGAAAGAGGCTGAAGCTTTTTTCGAACGTGAACTCAACGCAAAAATTCTCACGTATCCTGAAGAAGACGCACAACGTTATGACCCGAAGAAAAGAGCGGAGTCAGCTAAACCATACCGTCCAGCTATTTACATCCAATAG
- the rplJ gene encoding 50S ribosomal protein L10: protein MLRQTILAKAEEVKETKALIKQYKALGVASLQKVRAAQLQGLRRKLKNSAHFHVIKNSIVKRAIAECKDKPGLEKLEEHLSGANIFLFTSLNPFKLVLLLEKSRMKATAKAGDVAAYDVTVSAGNTGLPPGPIISQLSAVGLPTRIEGGSVWVTHDTMVVKKGGVIPMNLANILSKLGIKPVEIGLTMKVVYDDGLIINEEQLRIDLEEFQRSLKEAHAYAFSLSLNAVYPLAENITQLLQMAHHEAYGLALNANLPTPDTIADLVRKAHVEMLSLKTRLAVASEKATSTSSVQKG from the coding sequence ATGTTGCGTCAAACGATACTAGCGAAAGCCGAGGAAGTCAAAGAAACAAAAGCCCTCATAAAGCAGTATAAGGCTCTCGGAGTCGCCAGCCTACAAAAGGTTAGAGCTGCCCAACTTCAAGGATTGAGGAGAAAACTGAAGAACAGCGCCCACTTTCATGTGATCAAGAACAGTATAGTAAAAAGGGCAATTGCGGAGTGCAAAGACAAGCCCGGGCTTGAAAAACTTGAAGAACACTTGAGCGGAGCTAACATCTTCCTCTTCACTAGCCTCAACCCATTCAAACTCGTATTGCTTCTCGAAAAGAGTAGAATGAAGGCCACTGCGAAGGCTGGCGATGTAGCGGCATACGACGTGACCGTTTCAGCTGGAAACACCGGACTACCTCCAGGCCCCATAATCAGTCAACTAAGCGCCGTAGGCCTACCCACAAGAATCGAGGGCGGAAGCGTATGGGTAACTCATGATACTATGGTGGTGAAAAAGGGGGGCGTTATACCAATGAATCTTGCAAACATACTTTCAAAGCTTGGCATAAAACCAGTAGAGATTGGACTTACCATGAAAGTGGTATACGACGACGGACTAATCATAAATGAAGAACAGCTACGAATAGATTTAGAAGAGTTTCAACGAAGCCTCAAGGAAGCCCACGCATACGCGTTCAGTTTATCACTGAATGCTGTATATCCACTTGCAGAAAACATTACCCAGCTTCTTCAAATGGCGCATCACGAAGCGTACGGACTAGCTCTAAACGCAAACTTACCCACTCCAGACACAATAGCTGATCTCGTAAGGAAAGCTCACGTGGAAATGCTAAGTTTAAAAACGAGGTTAGCTGTAGCCAGCGAAAAGGCTACGTCAACAAGTTCTGTTCAGAAAGGTTAA
- a CDS encoding 50S ribosomal protein L1, which produces MPLDEKNLLQTIKEVKEKSKKRSFVQSIELIISLRDVDPKKPEGKIQELIELPNSTGKENRVCVIASGEMALKAKKANADLVIKKTELQALAGDKKKQKELAKAYDFFIAEAPLMPLVGKILGATLGPKGKMPTPVPPTANIVDHIKKHRKMVFIRVREQPVLQCRVGTENMEDNKIAENSQAVIRRVEGKLRRGIKNIRSIHLKTSMGPPIKMKM; this is translated from the coding sequence ATGCCATTAGACGAGAAAAATCTTCTTCAGACAATTAAGGAAGTTAAGGAAAAGTCTAAAAAAAGAAGTTTTGTACAGTCCATCGAACTTATCATAAGCCTCCGCGATGTAGACCCGAAAAAGCCTGAGGGCAAAATACAAGAACTTATTGAACTCCCGAATTCTACAGGAAAAGAAAACAGAGTATGCGTGATCGCCTCCGGAGAAATGGCCTTGAAAGCCAAAAAGGCAAACGCAGACCTTGTTATTAAAAAAACTGAACTTCAAGCTCTAGCTGGCGATAAGAAGAAACAAAAGGAGTTGGCAAAAGCCTACGACTTCTTCATTGCAGAAGCCCCGTTAATGCCACTCGTAGGAAAGATTCTTGGCGCCACTCTGGGACCAAAGGGAAAGATGCCGACACCCGTGCCTCCAACAGCAAATATAGTGGATCACATAAAGAAACATCGGAAAATGGTGTTTATAAGGGTTCGAGAGCAACCAGTTCTTCAATGTCGTGTGGGAACCGAAAACATGGAAGATAACAAAATCGCTGAAAACTCTCAGGCAGTAATAAGAAGGGTTGAAGGAAAACTTAGAAGAGGAATAAAAAACATCAGGTCAATCCATTTGAAAACAAGCATGGGTCCACCGATCAAAATGAAAATGTAG
- a CDS encoding protein translocase SEC61 complex subunit gamma, whose product MRVTMGLRSFFQSCARMLKLATKPGRSELWLSIKVCFLGTVAIGAIGFLIHLIATMLGE is encoded by the coding sequence ATGCGAGTAACCATGGGATTAAGATCATTCTTCCAATCGTGTGCGAGAATGTTGAAGCTTGCTACAAAGCCTGGAAGGAGCGAGCTATGGCTTTCTATAAAGGTTTGTTTCCTCGGCACAGTTGCCATTGGCGCTATCGGTTTTCTGATTCACCTCATAGCCACCATGTTAGGGGAGTAA
- a CDS encoding 50S ribosomal protein L11 yields the protein MSEKKVVKALVSGGQATAGPPLGPALGPLGVNVLAIVNKINEVTKNYAGMKVPVKITVDAETKEFEVSVGTPTTSALIVSELGVTKGSGAPKTEKVGNFSMAQVVRVAKIKRSELLARDLRAAVKEVLGSCVSMGVTVEDKDPREIQKEIDEGKYDALFEKEQ from the coding sequence ATGAGCGAGAAAAAGGTTGTTAAAGCCTTGGTGAGTGGTGGCCAAGCAACCGCTGGACCTCCATTGGGGCCAGCTTTAGGACCACTTGGAGTCAATGTCCTTGCTATCGTGAACAAAATCAACGAGGTCACAAAAAATTATGCTGGCATGAAAGTGCCTGTGAAAATAACAGTGGACGCGGAGACAAAGGAGTTTGAGGTAAGTGTGGGAACGCCGACTACTTCCGCGTTGATCGTTAGCGAGTTGGGTGTTACGAAGGGTTCTGGAGCTCCGAAAACGGAAAAAGTGGGAAACTTTTCTATGGCGCAGGTTGTCCGCGTAGCGAAGATTAAACGTTCTGAACTTTTGGCGAGAGACCTGAGAGCTGCGGTTAAAGAGGTTTTAGGTAGTTGTGTGAGCATGGGTGTAACTGTGGAAGACAAGGACCCGCGTGAGATTCAAAAGGAAATTGACGAGGGGAAGTATGACGCGTTGTTTGAGAAGGAGCAGTGA